From Stegostoma tigrinum isolate sSteTig4 chromosome 4, sSteTig4.hap1, whole genome shotgun sequence, a single genomic window includes:
- the osr1 gene encoding protein odd-skipped-related 1 isoform X2, with protein sequence MGSKTIPAPVPLHPSLQLANYAFLQASNGIPTPSEQLHNLYGFSTLHTVHLHQWTLGYPPMPLPRSSFSKVPAVSALVDTRFQLPAIPIFPHVFQPKQESSSFPNKTRPRFDFANLAIAATQEDQPSLGQIDGQCSPSTIGSLLDATKLSPERKPTRGRLPSKTKKEFVCKFCGRHFTKSYNLLIHERTHTDERPYTCDICHKAFRRQDHLRDHRYIHSKEKPFKCQECGKGFCQSRTLAVHKTLHVQVKELKTSKIKC encoded by the exons ATGGGCAGTAAAACTATTCCGGCGCCGGTACCTCTTCATCCATCGCTACAGTTGGCCAACTATGCATTTCTGCAAGCTTCCAACGGCATTCCGACCCCTTCAGAACAGCTACACAACCTGTACGGCTTCAGCACCCTGCACACCGTCCATCTCCACCAGTGGACGCTGGGTTACCCACCCATGCCACTGCCCCGTTCTTCCTTTTCCAAAGTGCCTGCTGTTTCCGCTCTGGTGGACACGCGTTTCCAGCTGCCCGCCATCCCCATCTTCCCGCACGTTTTCCAGCCGAAACAGGAAtccagcagcttccccaacaAGACCAGGCCCAGGTTTGACTTCGCGAATTTGGCGATCGCGGCCACCCAGGAAGATCAGCCCAGCCTGGGACAGATAGACGGACAATGTTCTCCCTCGACCATTGGTTCCCTCCTGGATGCCACAAAGTTATCCCCGGAGAGGAAACCCACCAGGGGCAGGCTGCCGTCTAAGACCAAAAAAGAATTTGTCTGTAAATTCTGCGGGAGGCACTTTACCAAATCCTACAATCTTCTAATACACGAAAGGACCCATACCGATGAACGGCCCTATACGTGTGACATTTGCCACAAGGCATTTAGGAGACAGGATCATCTCCGTGACCACAG GTACATTCACTCCAAAGAAAAACCCTTCAAATGTCAAGAATGCGGTAAAGGATTTTGCCAGTCCAGAACGTTAGCTGTTCACAAAACACTGCATGTGCAGGTGAAAGAACTGAAAACCTCTAAAATAAAGTGCTAA
- the osr1 gene encoding protein odd-skipped-related 1 isoform X1 codes for MPTWLCACATTSASSISAVRSNEEAASLSAADEVPGSGFCKLARSPAAQGPPASTMGSKTIPAPVPLHPSLQLANYAFLQASNGIPTPSEQLHNLYGFSTLHTVHLHQWTLGYPPMPLPRSSFSKVPAVSALVDTRFQLPAIPIFPHVFQPKQESSSFPNKTRPRFDFANLAIAATQEDQPSLGQIDGQCSPSTIGSLLDATKLSPERKPTRGRLPSKTKKEFVCKFCGRHFTKSYNLLIHERTHTDERPYTCDICHKAFRRQDHLRDHRYIHSKEKPFKCQECGKGFCQSRTLAVHKTLHVQVKELKTSKIKC; via the exons ATGCCAACCTGGCTATGCGCTTGTGCCACCACCTCCGCCAGTTCCATCTCCGCCGTTCGCTCAAACGAAGAAGCGGCGAGCCTCTCGGCGGCAGACGAGGTCCCCGGCTCAG GTTTCTGCAAATTGGCCAGGTCTCCTGCAGCCCAAGGCCCTCCAGCGAGCACCATGGGCAGTAAAACTATTCCGGCGCCGGTACCTCTTCATCCATCGCTACAGTTGGCCAACTATGCATTTCTGCAAGCTTCCAACGGCATTCCGACCCCTTCAGAACAGCTACACAACCTGTACGGCTTCAGCACCCTGCACACCGTCCATCTCCACCAGTGGACGCTGGGTTACCCACCCATGCCACTGCCCCGTTCTTCCTTTTCCAAAGTGCCTGCTGTTTCCGCTCTGGTGGACACGCGTTTCCAGCTGCCCGCCATCCCCATCTTCCCGCACGTTTTCCAGCCGAAACAGGAAtccagcagcttccccaacaAGACCAGGCCCAGGTTTGACTTCGCGAATTTGGCGATCGCGGCCACCCAGGAAGATCAGCCCAGCCTGGGACAGATAGACGGACAATGTTCTCCCTCGACCATTGGTTCCCTCCTGGATGCCACAAAGTTATCCCCGGAGAGGAAACCCACCAGGGGCAGGCTGCCGTCTAAGACCAAAAAAGAATTTGTCTGTAAATTCTGCGGGAGGCACTTTACCAAATCCTACAATCTTCTAATACACGAAAGGACCCATACCGATGAACGGCCCTATACGTGTGACATTTGCCACAAGGCATTTAGGAGACAGGATCATCTCCGTGACCACAG GTACATTCACTCCAAAGAAAAACCCTTCAAATGTCAAGAATGCGGTAAAGGATTTTGCCAGTCCAGAACGTTAGCTGTTCACAAAACACTGCATGTGCAGGTGAAAGAACTGAAAACCTCTAAAATAAAGTGCTAA